A DNA window from Shewanella baltica contains the following coding sequences:
- the hypA gene encoding hydrogenase maturation nickel metallochaperone HypA: MHEYSIVSALIEQCEQHALANHAAKITRVDIKLGVMSGVEPSLLQTAFDTFKLDGICKAAQLNIQIQPLVILCQDCQSESVLSERTIVCPACQSYRTRVLDGEDMLLMQLEMEQDED; the protein is encoded by the coding sequence ATGCACGAATATTCGATTGTGAGTGCCCTGATTGAGCAATGCGAGCAGCACGCGCTGGCCAATCATGCCGCTAAAATCACCCGAGTGGATATCAAACTGGGGGTGATGAGCGGGGTTGAACCTAGCCTGCTGCAAACCGCCTTCGATACGTTTAAGCTCGATGGCATTTGCAAAGCAGCCCAGCTCAACATCCAAATTCAGCCCTTAGTGATTCTTTGCCAAGACTGCCAGAGCGAATCCGTGCTTAGTGAACGCACCATCGTCTGCCCAGCGTGTCAAAGCTATCGCACCCGCGTACTTGATGGCGAAGACATGCTACTGATGCAACTTGAAATGGAACAAGATGAAGATTAG
- the hypE gene encoding hydrogenase expression/formation protein HypE, with translation MADTLKDKSIQLSHGGGGKEMNKLIRDLFFAEFDNPILRSEEDAAKLDLHGANAFTTDSFTVSPLFFAGGDIGKLAIAGTVNDLAMMGAEPQYLSCSVIIEEGFSINDLTTIVRSMAKELKQSGARIVCGDTKVVPKGCADGLFINTSGIGRILRPNISAANIAVGDAIIVSRDIGCHGAAILMAREGLTLESALQSDCATLWPIVEQLIAANIPIHAMRDATRGGLSAVLNEWAVASNVGITVNEASIPVSDEVKGLCELYGFEAMDLANEGTFILAVPNDIALGALEIMQRFGRCEHASIIGTVSDELAGKVVLRTPWNTKRYLDLPQGELLPRIC, from the coding sequence ATGGCTGATACGCTAAAAGATAAATCCATTCAGCTCAGCCACGGCGGTGGCGGCAAAGAAATGAATAAACTGATCCGTGATCTGTTTTTTGCCGAGTTTGATAATCCAATCCTTCGTAGCGAAGAAGACGCTGCCAAACTCGATTTGCACGGCGCCAACGCCTTTACTACTGACTCTTTTACCGTCTCACCTTTGTTTTTTGCCGGCGGCGATATCGGCAAACTTGCTATCGCGGGCACAGTCAACGATCTCGCTATGATGGGTGCAGAACCTCAGTATCTGAGCTGTAGCGTGATCATCGAAGAGGGCTTTTCTATCAATGATTTAACGACTATTGTCCGCAGCATGGCAAAAGAGCTCAAACAAAGTGGCGCGCGGATTGTCTGCGGCGACACTAAAGTCGTACCCAAGGGCTGCGCCGATGGTTTATTTATTAATACCTCAGGCATTGGCCGCATCTTGCGTCCCAACATCTCAGCAGCAAATATCGCTGTGGGCGATGCCATTATCGTCTCCCGTGATATTGGTTGCCACGGCGCAGCGATTTTAATGGCGCGTGAAGGACTCACACTCGAATCGGCATTGCAAAGTGACTGCGCGACGCTCTGGCCGATAGTCGAGCAATTGATCGCCGCCAATATTCCCATTCATGCGATGCGCGATGCGACTCGCGGTGGCTTATCGGCTGTGCTTAATGAATGGGCCGTCGCCTCCAATGTCGGCATTACTGTCAATGAGGCCAGTATTCCCGTCAGCGATGAAGTCAAAGGTCTGTGTGAACTCTATGGTTTCGAAGCCATGGATCTTGCCAACGAAGGCACTTTCATCCTCGCCGTCCCCAACGACATCGCCTTAGGTGCGCTCGAGATCATGCAACGCTTTGGCCGCTGTGAGCACGCATCGATTATCGGTACTGTGAGTGATGAACTGGCAGGGAAAGTAGTGCTAAGAACGCCTTGGAATACCAAGCGTTATCTCGATCTTCCCCAGGGTGAACTGCTGCCAAGGATTTGCTGA
- the hypB gene encoding hydrogenase nickel incorporation protein HypB: MCKDCGCSLTRHDHDHLGAHSHVDSHDHSHDNGHSHDHSHSHEHGASHSPLHSHRELHTNPQLNDKKTLSVIHKILDKNDVEAGHNRAHFEAHKVTAFNIMSSPGSGKTTLLENLKEYTKLNYAVIEGDLETSRDADRLIAKGITAYQIQTGSACHLDAFMVHGALHHLPLDGLDICFVENVGNLVCPASYDVGTHKNIVLLSVPEGDDKIEKYPVMFRRADVVFITKCDLLPYFDFKLDEARAQLKKLNPATQIIEVSIKDGNSMQAVAAWLKDNIRGAQ; encoded by the coding sequence ATGTGTAAAGACTGCGGCTGCTCCCTTACCCGCCACGACCATGATCATTTAGGCGCGCATTCACATGTTGATAGTCATGACCATAGCCATGATAACGGGCACAGTCATGATCACAGCCATTCGCATGAGCATGGCGCATCCCATAGCCCATTGCATAGTCATAGAGAGTTACACACCAATCCTCAGTTAAACGATAAAAAAACCTTGTCAGTCATCCACAAGATTTTAGATAAAAATGATGTCGAAGCCGGTCATAACCGTGCCCACTTTGAGGCACATAAGGTCACGGCCTTCAACATCATGAGTAGTCCAGGCAGCGGTAAAACTACCCTATTAGAAAATCTCAAAGAATACACCAAGCTCAACTATGCGGTGATTGAAGGCGACTTAGAAACCTCCCGAGATGCCGACCGCTTAATCGCGAAAGGCATTACAGCCTATCAAATTCAAACGGGCTCGGCCTGTCACCTTGACGCCTTTATGGTGCACGGTGCCCTGCATCACTTACCACTTGATGGACTGGATATTTGCTTCGTTGAAAACGTCGGTAATCTCGTCTGCCCAGCCAGTTATGACGTGGGTACCCACAAAAATATCGTGCTGCTGTCAGTGCCTGAAGGCGATGATAAGATTGAAAAATATCCCGTGATGTTCCGCCGCGCCGATGTAGTTTTTATCACCAAGTGCGATCTACTGCCCTATTTTGATTTCAAGCTGGACGAAGCCAGAGCACAGCTTAAAAAACTCAATCCAGCAACTCAAATCATTGAAGTCTCCATTAAAGATGGCAACTCCATGCAGGCTGTGGCGGCTTGGCTTAAAGACAATATTAGAGGTGCACAATAA
- the hypD gene encoding hydrogenase formation protein HypD yields the protein MLELKHLYQGFRDPQTIANLARDIQVTAKLVKQPINIMEVCGGHTHTIMKYGLLDLLPDNIEFIHGPGCPVCIMPKERIDQAAALASQENVILVTLGDMIRVPGSKGSLASFRAKGCDIRPIYDPLDTLKIARDNPDKTVVFFAIGFETSTPMTAILLQLAEHEKLENLLFHINHVLVPPAIDAVMHDPKARVNAFIGPAHVSVISGAKIYRSTVENYGTPVVVAGFEPVDVMESILRIVRQKAAGKAELDIQYSRAVSEDGNLTAQAKVNQFFNVRPQFRWRGLGPIPNSALQLKPEYAHRDAELRFKDCLPVKEIDDHKACQCGDILRGLAKPKDCKVFGRGCNPETPLGSCMVSSEGACNAYYRYQGIDIKEPHHG from the coding sequence ATGCTTGAACTAAAACACCTCTATCAAGGCTTTCGCGATCCACAAACGATTGCCAATTTAGCGCGGGATATTCAGGTAACCGCTAAATTAGTTAAGCAACCAATCAATATCATGGAAGTCTGTGGCGGCCATACCCACACTATTATGAAATACGGCTTGCTGGATTTACTGCCTGATAATATTGAGTTTATCCACGGTCCAGGTTGTCCTGTGTGCATTATGCCGAAAGAGCGCATTGACCAAGCGGCGGCGCTGGCCTCCCAAGAGAATGTCATCTTAGTGACGCTGGGCGATATGATCCGTGTGCCCGGTTCTAAGGGTTCCTTAGCCAGTTTTAGGGCGAAAGGCTGCGATATTCGGCCGATTTATGATCCCTTAGATACGCTCAAAATTGCCCGCGATAATCCCGATAAAACCGTGGTGTTTTTCGCCATTGGCTTTGAAACCTCAACCCCAATGACAGCAATTTTATTGCAGCTGGCCGAGCACGAAAAACTCGAAAATCTGTTATTCCATATTAATCATGTATTAGTGCCGCCCGCTATTGATGCCGTGATGCACGACCCGAAAGCCAGAGTGAATGCCTTTATTGGCCCCGCCCATGTGAGCGTGATCAGCGGCGCCAAAATCTATCGCAGCACAGTCGAAAACTATGGTACGCCCGTGGTCGTCGCAGGATTTGAACCCGTTGATGTGATGGAGTCTATTTTACGGATTGTACGCCAAAAAGCCGCGGGCAAAGCGGAGCTCGATATCCAATACAGCCGCGCGGTATCGGAAGACGGTAACCTTACGGCGCAGGCCAAAGTGAATCAATTCTTTAATGTCAGACCGCAATTTCGCTGGCGCGGCCTCGGTCCTATCCCCAATTCAGCGCTGCAGCTCAAACCCGAATATGCCCACAGGGACGCCGAACTGCGCTTTAAAGACTGCTTACCCGTAAAGGAAATTGACGATCACAAAGCCTGCCAGTGTGGCGACATTCTTCGTGGGCTTGCTAAACCAAAGGACTGTAAAGTTTTTGGCCGCGGCTGCAATCCCGAAACGCCCCTAGGCAGCTGCATGGTCAGCTCCGAAGGTGCATGTAACGCCTATTACCGCTATCAAGGTATCGATATCAAGGAGCCACATCATGGCTGA
- the hypF gene encoding carbamoyltransferase HypF, producing the protein MIRRPKVKSQRMQPHRHNSRHKKHSDLQIKRRLALEYLVHKGAALKRCQLHITGIVQGVGFRPFVYRYALECQLTGTVLNNAKGVTIELQGTEENLTQFITTLNTTPPPLARIDNITQTPLPILLSETTFEIIKSDSHEDDDPSSPIGAQVVVTADKSTCQDCLNDMHNPDDRHFGYAFTNCTNCGPRYTIINALPYDRHNTAMADFDMCPECAKAYQNPLDRRYHAQPVSCPVCGPRLSLKTPEGEYIIPNTSNFSAPELSTDLAILTAAADRLRQGQILAIKGLGGFHLICDARSDNAVNALRLRKQRQAKPLAVMMTDITMAQHYVTGSDAEWQVLSSQERPIVLMSSRPVHDLSLAVAPNLNKLGVFLPYTPLHHLLLGLFKGPLVATSANVSGEPIITDCYELIHHLSHVVDAIVDHNRPIINGCDDSVVQVIQPNMDLPAEVQVLRLARGYAPLSFPLDTPLTQSILAVGAQQKNAIALGFGNNVFLSPHIGDLFSVSAEQYFERTLATFARLYHFAPNLIVRDKHPDYAPSRWAEMHSNSSVELINTRQSQCLTVQHHHAHVLSVMAVNQYREPVLGFSFDGTGLGDDGSLWGGEVLLTTLDKAQRLAHFEPIALLGGEQAIKQPVRLLLALLFEQMSLDAVLALQLPILNNMRPNTLTNLHKIWQNGSAIKTSSVGRLFDALACALGLIETTQFEGQAGMAIEAAANRADALALEAMSLNLPLDVDQWRSSEMFKQIVELITAQPLTDNRRDAIARAFLHTLGDAICDYAAQYKHLPTVLCGGVFQNKYLLEYCLSKLSAQGNKVLCSKQIPINDGGIALGQLWYGIHQSQ; encoded by the coding sequence ATGATTAGGAGGCCAAAAGTTAAGTCACAACGCATGCAGCCACATAGACATAATAGTCGCCACAAAAAACACAGTGATCTGCAGATAAAGCGCAGGCTGGCATTGGAATACCTTGTCCACAAGGGTGCCGCGCTAAAGCGTTGTCAGCTGCACATCACTGGCATAGTGCAAGGGGTGGGATTTCGCCCCTTTGTCTATCGTTATGCCCTTGAGTGTCAACTGACAGGTACTGTGCTCAACAATGCCAAGGGCGTGACCATTGAGCTGCAAGGCACGGAAGAAAACCTCACGCAATTTATCACAACGCTCAATACCACCCCGCCGCCACTGGCACGTATCGACAATATAACCCAAACACCGCTGCCGATTTTGCTAAGCGAAACCACATTTGAAATTATAAAAAGCGACAGCCATGAGGACGATGACCCAAGTTCACCGATAGGCGCGCAGGTGGTGGTAACGGCGGACAAAAGTACCTGCCAAGATTGTTTGAACGACATGCATAATCCTGATGATCGCCACTTTGGCTATGCCTTTACCAACTGCACAAATTGCGGCCCAAGATACACCATAATCAATGCCTTACCCTATGATAGACACAATACCGCCATGGCCGATTTTGACATGTGTCCCGAGTGCGCCAAAGCATATCAAAACCCACTCGACCGCCGCTATCATGCTCAGCCAGTCAGTTGCCCAGTCTGCGGCCCCAGGCTCAGTTTAAAAACACCGGAAGGGGAATACATCATTCCCAATACCTCAAATTTCAGCGCACCTGAATTGAGTACGGACCTTGCGATACTGACAGCAGCGGCTGACAGATTACGCCAAGGGCAGATTCTGGCAATTAAAGGATTGGGTGGATTTCACTTAATCTGTGATGCCCGAAGTGACAATGCCGTCAACGCACTCCGGCTGCGAAAACAGCGCCAAGCCAAGCCGCTAGCGGTGATGATGACGGATATCACTATGGCGCAGCACTATGTCACAGGTTCGGATGCAGAGTGGCAAGTGCTGAGTTCACAGGAGCGGCCCATAGTGCTGATGAGTAGTCGCCCCGTACATGATCTCAGCTTAGCTGTCGCCCCCAATCTGAATAAACTCGGGGTATTTTTGCCCTACACACCACTGCATCATTTACTATTAGGTCTCTTCAAAGGGCCATTGGTCGCGACCAGCGCTAATGTGTCCGGAGAACCTATCATCACAGATTGTTATGAGCTTATTCACCACTTAAGCCATGTTGTGGATGCAATAGTTGATCATAATCGGCCGATTATTAATGGCTGCGATGACAGTGTGGTGCAGGTGATTCAGCCCAACATGGACTTGCCTGCAGAGGTGCAAGTGCTGCGTCTCGCCCGTGGTTATGCGCCCTTAAGTTTTCCACTTGATACACCGCTAACCCAATCGATTTTGGCCGTGGGGGCGCAGCAAAAAAATGCTATCGCCTTAGGCTTTGGCAATAATGTGTTTTTAAGTCCCCATATTGGCGACTTGTTCAGTGTCAGCGCCGAGCAGTATTTTGAGCGCACCTTAGCCACCTTTGCGCGGCTGTATCACTTTGCGCCAAATCTTATTGTTCGCGATAAACACCCAGATTATGCCCCGTCACGCTGGGCTGAAATGCACTCAAACTCGAGTGTAGAACTCATCAATACCAGGCAAAGCCAATGTTTAACTGTGCAACATCACCATGCCCATGTGCTCAGCGTAATGGCGGTTAACCAATACCGAGAACCTGTATTGGGCTTTAGTTTTGATGGCACTGGGCTTGGCGACGATGGCAGTTTATGGGGCGGTGAAGTGCTATTAACCACGCTGGATAAAGCGCAGCGACTGGCCCATTTTGAGCCCATAGCGCTACTGGGCGGCGAACAAGCAATTAAGCAACCCGTGAGGTTGTTACTGGCATTATTGTTCGAGCAAATGAGCCTCGATGCTGTACTCGCATTGCAATTACCTATATTAAACAACATGCGCCCAAACACTCTGACTAACTTACATAAGATCTGGCAGAACGGCAGCGCGATAAAAACCTCCTCTGTCGGGCGACTGTTCGATGCCCTCGCCTGCGCCTTAGGCTTAATCGAAACCACACAATTTGAAGGTCAAGCGGGCATGGCAATAGAAGCCGCGGCCAATCGCGCCGATGCATTAGCCCTTGAAGCCATGTCGCTTAACTTACCTCTTGACGTCGACCAGTGGCGTAGCAGTGAAATGTTCAAGCAAATTGTTGAATTGATTACTGCACAACCGCTAACGGACAACAGACGAGATGCCATCGCCCGCGCCTTTTTACACACATTAGGCGATGCTATCTGCGACTATGCCGCCCAGTACAAACACCTCCCAACCGTGCTCTGCGGCGGCGTATTCCAAAATAAATACCTATTGGAATACTGCCTGAGCAAACTCAGCGCCCAAGGCAATAAAGTGTTATGCAGTAAACAGATCCCTATCAATGATGGCGGCATCGCCCTAGGCCAACTCTGGTATGGGATTCATCAGAGTCAATAA
- a CDS encoding HypC/HybG/HupF family hydrogenase formation chaperone — MCLSIPSQVVAVDIERQSVTVDTLGVRRDVSSHLMNEPLEIGDYVLIHIGFVMNKIDKEDAQQSIDLYQEIVTKLENEAIH, encoded by the coding sequence ATGTGCTTGTCCATACCTTCCCAAGTGGTGGCGGTCGATATTGAACGCCAGAGTGTCACGGTCGATACCTTAGGCGTGCGCCGCGATGTCAGCAGTCATTTAATGAATGAGCCGCTGGAAATTGGCGATTATGTGCTGATCCATATTGGCTTTGTGATGAACAAAATCGATAAGGAAGATGCGCAGCAAAGCATTGACCTATACCAAGAAATCGTCACTAAACTCGAAAACGAAGCCATACACTGA